A window of the Deinococcus sp. KNUC1210 genome harbors these coding sequences:
- a CDS encoding alpha/beta hydrolase encodes MTFFDRIDPECRVALEAVAHLMPADWSLEPAARRQAGEALLAAMTADQPPIETVRWQDRSIPGLPGEPDIAVRIYHPLGASGPYPGLLFIHGGGMWGGSIAHEHVQAASLCSEQGAVVVSVAYRLAPEHPHPAPVHDCYAACCWMADNASALQVDLTRLAVVGGSAGGGLALGLALMARDQGGPRLCSVMALYPMIDDRSETPSAHEFTDLGIVWDRTRNIEGWSWYLSGQPADAYAAPARAERLAGLPPIFIDVGELDLFRDEDIRFAQRLMQAGVPTELHVYPGAFHASEFLAPAADLSRRILRTRSDALRRALHPSGAATPSAESTGRQLQPDVS; translated from the coding sequence ATGACCTTTTTTGACCGCATTGACCCGGAGTGCAGGGTGGCGCTCGAAGCGGTGGCCCACCTGATGCCTGCCGACTGGTCGCTGGAACCTGCTGCCCGCCGACAGGCCGGAGAGGCCCTGCTCGCGGCCATGACTGCCGATCAGCCGCCCATCGAAACCGTCAGGTGGCAGGACCGCAGCATTCCCGGTCTGCCCGGCGAGCCTGACATCGCCGTCCGCATCTATCATCCGCTCGGCGCAAGCGGTCCTTACCCTGGCCTGCTGTTTATTCACGGGGGCGGCATGTGGGGCGGCAGCATCGCGCACGAGCACGTGCAGGCCGCGTCGCTGTGCAGCGAGCAGGGGGCCGTCGTGGTTTCTGTGGCCTACCGCCTGGCACCCGAACACCCGCACCCCGCCCCCGTGCACGACTGCTACGCTGCCTGCTGCTGGATGGCCGACAACGCCTCAGCCCTTCAGGTCGATCTCACCCGGCTGGCAGTTGTCGGCGGAAGCGCTGGCGGCGGACTCGCGCTCGGCCTGGCTCTGATGGCCCGCGATCAGGGTGGCCCCCGGCTCTGCTCCGTCATGGCCCTGTATCCGATGATCGACGACCGCAGCGAGACGCCGTCTGCTCACGAATTCACCGATCTGGGCATCGTCTGGGACCGCACACGCAACATCGAAGGATGGAGCTGGTATCTCTCCGGACAGCCAGCGGACGCCTATGCTGCTCCGGCCCGCGCAGAACGTCTGGCAGGACTTCCGCCCATCTTTATCGATGTCGGTGAACTCGACCTGTTCCGCGACGAAGATATCCGCTTCGCCCAGCGGCTGATGCAGGCCGGGGTTCCGACAGAGCTGCACGTGTATCCGGGGGCCTTCCACGCCTCGGAATTTCTGGCCCCAGCCGCCGACCTCAGCCGCCGCATCCTCCGCACGCGTTCCGACGCCCTGCGCCGCGCCCTGCACCCGTCGGGGGCGGCCACACCGTCAGCAGAGAGCACCGGCAGGCAGCTTCAGCCGGATGTGTCATGA
- a CDS encoding M14 family zinc carboxypeptidase has translation MMTDSGFTAAADIHRPTALRTRWKAQFEWEGTRLMQMLGPVRGSSVPLEVLAYVSESPEVRETLRATVRDLLPGSLNVRVRSAYKAGYFWLTEEVRPVWQRTQADRVVVWVPPGPPGSAGRFLQELYPAAALFEREGIEGVFEQGSGPAYVAALYRQGVQVWQSECAVPVQPRLSLDGREVLTPTGWLTVRDGAHTLIDERLPTDADLFWEWYCAQVIPRVLELADERPGLPVFRSLSVIAQLSEPDLGLDVLSERVSMTEALAEEVYFGTVDALKHHLGAAANSRTLMSGSIAPVVVAASNLNGWATVTLSEWGDVEFPPAVDPATTLAQVAGEPASDFLKINGPPPPVQTWRAARAQAEKHRAEWHIPATSVEGRPIPAVVGSGSSRAGGVLLTGGQHANETTGPVAAVQFIGALAAAPVPFAVLPLENPDGASLHRALIRFNPAHMHHAARYTSLGDDLELRLRVGDRRWEAAGRQWAAQTVGATLHLNLHGYPAHEWVRPYSGYAPFGFESWALPAGFMTIVWFHPGYAPAARELADAIARRLVQHPDLVEQTGRACRAGAAHSLKPHYELIRGLPFILAEHPGALCPITVITEAPDETIYGEEFRMFVRAHLTVCEAALAHHLAHPAPASSPTSSG, from the coding sequence ATGATGACCGACTCGGGATTCACAGCCGCCGCCGACATTCACCGGCCCACTGCACTCCGCACCCGCTGGAAGGCGCAGTTCGAGTGGGAAGGCACGCGCCTCATGCAGATGCTCGGTCCTGTCAGAGGTTCTTCGGTGCCGCTGGAGGTGCTGGCATATGTATCGGAATCGCCCGAGGTGCGCGAGACGCTGAGAGCGACCGTCCGTGACCTGCTGCCAGGCAGCCTGAACGTGCGCGTCCGCAGCGCCTACAAAGCCGGGTATTTCTGGCTGACCGAAGAAGTTCGCCCGGTATGGCAGCGCACTCAGGCCGACCGGGTGGTGGTCTGGGTGCCGCCCGGGCCACCCGGCAGTGCAGGCCGTTTTCTTCAGGAACTGTATCCGGCGGCAGCGCTGTTCGAGCGGGAAGGCATCGAGGGCGTCTTCGAGCAGGGCAGTGGGCCAGCGTATGTCGCTGCTCTGTACCGGCAGGGTGTACAGGTGTGGCAGAGCGAATGCGCGGTGCCGGTGCAGCCTCGCCTGTCGCTGGACGGGCGCGAGGTGCTGACACCGACGGGCTGGCTGACCGTGCGCGACGGTGCCCACACCCTGATCGACGAGCGGCTGCCCACCGACGCCGATCTCTTCTGGGAGTGGTACTGCGCTCAGGTCATTCCGAGGGTGCTGGAACTGGCCGACGAGCGCCCTGGCCTGCCGGTTTTCAGAAGTCTGTCGGTCATTGCCCAGCTTTCGGAACCGGATCTGGGTCTGGACGTGCTGAGCGAGCGCGTCAGCATGACCGAAGCGCTGGCCGAGGAGGTGTACTTCGGCACGGTGGACGCGCTGAAACATCACCTGGGCGCAGCCGCGAATTCCCGCACGCTGATGTCCGGCAGTATCGCCCCGGTGGTGGTCGCCGCCTCGAATCTGAACGGCTGGGCCACCGTGACGCTCAGCGAATGGGGCGACGTGGAGTTTCCGCCCGCCGTTGACCCGGCCACGACGCTGGCTCAGGTCGCGGGAGAGCCTGCCTCCGATTTCCTGAAGATCAACGGGCCACCGCCGCCCGTCCAGACCTGGCGAGCGGCGCGGGCACAGGCAGAGAAACACCGCGCCGAGTGGCATATTCCGGCCACGAGCGTGGAGGGTCGGCCCATTCCGGCAGTGGTTGGGTCGGGCAGCAGCCGCGCTGGAGGCGTGTTGCTGACGGGTGGACAGCACGCCAACGAAACGACCGGACCGGTGGCGGCGGTGCAGTTTATCGGCGCACTGGCCGCCGCGCCGGTTCCATTTGCTGTGTTGCCGCTGGAAAATCCGGACGGTGCCTCGCTCCACCGGGCGCTCATCCGCTTCAACCCGGCGCACATGCACCACGCGGCCCGCTATACCTCGCTCGGTGACGATCTGGAACTGCGGCTGCGTGTGGGCGACAGACGCTGGGAGGCAGCCGGACGGCAGTGGGCGGCCCAGACGGTCGGGGCGACCCTGCACCTCAACCTGCACGGCTATCCGGCCCACGAATGGGTCAGGCCCTACAGCGGGTATGCGCCGTTCGGCTTCGAATCGTGGGCGCTGCCCGCCGGTTTCATGACCATCGTCTGGTTTCACCCAGGGTACGCCCCGGCAGCACGCGAACTTGCAGACGCCATCGCCCGGCGACTCGTGCAGCATCCGGACCTCGTGGAGCAGACCGGGCGTGCCTGCCGGGCGGGTGCCGCCCACAGCCTGAAGCCGCACTACGAACTCATCCGGGGCCTGCCGTTCATACTCGCCGAGCATCCCGGTGCGTTGTGCCCGATCACGGTTATCACCGAGGCACCCGACGAAACCATCTACGGCGAGGAATTCAGAATGTTCGTCCGCGCTCATCTGACGGTGTGCGAGGCAGCCCTGGCGCACCACCTCGCACACCCGGCCCCGGCCTCCAGTCCGACATCTTCCGGCTGA
- a CDS encoding alpha/beta hydrolase — protein sequence MTATTLPPQATFEVLLWPGGTPTRIPGARAERWFTSPPSAPFHYRQVRNVTEPTLTAFLPDAAQATGTAVVLCPGGAHQTLAVDHEGHDAARWLAERGVAAFVLKNRLMPTPDDDEAFEDHMRHLMDHADVLRPLVQAHLPYLIEDGQRALQLIREHAAEWNLSPDRTGMLGFSAGGHLATMVALQGDETARPDFLAPIYGSMWGTVTAPQHAPPLFIAYANDDPLGDFVIEANLTLYRAWRASGTAAELHAYTRGGHGFGMLRQGLPSDHWIERFYDWLRAEGLLSRP from the coding sequence ATGACCGCCACGACCCTGCCCCCGCAGGCCACTTTCGAGGTGCTCCTGTGGCCCGGCGGTACGCCCACGCGCATTCCCGGGGCGCGTGCAGAACGCTGGTTTACCAGTCCGCCCAGCGCACCCTTCCATTACCGGCAGGTCCGCAACGTCACGGAACCGACCCTGACCGCCTTCCTGCCAGACGCGGCGCAGGCGACCGGCACAGCGGTGGTCCTGTGTCCGGGCGGTGCTCACCAGACCCTCGCGGTCGATCACGAAGGGCATGATGCAGCGCGTTGGCTTGCCGAGCGCGGCGTCGCGGCCTTCGTGCTGAAGAACCGGCTGATGCCCACGCCCGACGACGATGAAGCGTTTGAAGACCACATGCGTCATCTGATGGACCATGCAGACGTGCTGCGACCGCTCGTTCAGGCGCACCTGCCGTACCTGATCGAAGACGGACAACGCGCCCTACAGCTGATCCGCGAGCATGCCGCCGAATGGAACCTGAGCCCGGACCGGACCGGCATGCTGGGCTTCTCGGCGGGGGGGCACCTCGCCACCATGGTCGCGTTGCAGGGCGACGAAACGGCCCGTCCGGATTTTCTGGCCCCGATCTACGGTTCGATGTGGGGAACCGTCACCGCGCCGCAGCACGCCCCTCCCCTGTTCATCGCCTATGCCAACGACGATCCGCTGGGCGACTTCGTGATCGAAGCCAACCTCACGCTGTACCGTGCGTGGCGTGCCAGTGGAACAGCCGCCGAGCTGCACGCCTACACCCGGGGAGGACACGGGTTCGGCATGCTGCGCCAGGGACTGCCCAGCGACCACTGGATCGAGCGCTTCTACGACTGGCTGCGAGCGGAAGGACTTCTGAGCCGTCCCTGA